GGGTCGCTCAGGAGCAGGGGAACGGAAAGGAGAGCAGAAAGGCAGACACACAGAGGAGAGCTGGACAATGGGAAAGAGGGATGAAATCGCAGATCCAAGCAGCCAAGATGGCAGGGGCCGCCATGCCCACCACACGGCCCCGGAGAGCAGGGCCCGGAAGTGGCAGCCCCTTCTGCCACCACCCACAGAGCCGGGACACTATGGTCACACGATCTGGAAGTCCCCAAGAAACCCCAGCACGGAGCACTACTTTCTGTCTACGCAGACCCCTCTCAACCCCATGCCGTCAGAGCACGTGCGTCTCACCTGAGACCAGGGCCACGGACGTGTCTGCTCAAAGACGCACGAGCACATACTATGTGCCGGGTCTAGGCACCTGGCCTAGGGCGGCTGATAAAGCAGACAAGATCCCTGACCTCCCGGCGCTTGCTACCGTGGGTAGCTGCAGGGGTTGGACAGACAGTGAAGGATAAGAGAACGAACAGCGGGAGAAGCTGCGTCTCCCCAGAGGGCCCGCCGGGGGAGGAACACTGGGAAAGGAGGGCCGCCATGGGAGCCACGAGCTGCAGGAAGGGCAGGGGCGCCAGGAGCAGACCCAGGAGGGCCCCCTCTCTTCGGGAAGGGAGGGCACCCGAGGAGGAGAAACCCTAGGGACCATGGACAGCGCTCGCAGAGCCCCTCCTCCAGGGCCAGGCCAGACTATGAGGTAGGTCTAGCACCGGGAAGGGAAAACCAGAAATGGTCTCAAAATTCCACTGTGAGAAACTGGGGCCTCCTCAGGGAAGCTCGAGGGCAGCCCTTCCCCCAGACTTGGGCTCGACCAACTGTGCTGTGGGTTCAGCAGGTCCGGGGGAGGACGGCCCATCTCGTGACCACCAGCCTCGTCGTCTGCATCTAGCCATCCACCCACCGATCCATCTTCTatcatccatctgtctgtccgcCCTCTATCCTTCTGTCAGCTACCGATCCATCTATCGTCTATCTGCCTGTCCGGATGAACCCATCTTTTCAGGGGACCCCTGTACTTCTTCCGATGTGAATCTAAGTTTATGAAACCTCAGCTCTGTGGCAAGCTCCCGCTCAATTCAACAGAAGTGCTTGGCGGGACAGCCGGGGCTGATCCCCACCCTGGGACTCGGTCACGACTGGGGCGTCTACAGGGCAGCACGGGATGGTGTCACTATGGAAAACGATCCGGCCCCAGACGTCCACGGTGCCAAGGGGGAGAGCCCCTGCCTTAGACAATCACGACGGGGTGCGTTCAAGCTTCAGTATTGCTAAGCAGCCCGTATCTTCCTTCCTGGACGGTGCCTACAAAGAAACACGGACGAGTCCTCAGGCGAAGGAAAGGGGGACACACCTCACCTGCCACCACGGCTTCTCGGCCTCCGCCTCGGCGGGCACCTCCACCCCATAGGCCTGCAGGGCCAGGTGGAGCACTGCCACGGCTATGTGCTGAGCCCGGAACCGGAGGCACAGCCCCCCGTGGTAGCTGTCCCGCAGCAGGGCCCAGGCAGTGACGGAAATGGGGGTCCGCTGCCAGCTGTAACGGTTCAGCCAGTTCTTGAGGGAAACCAGGTAGTGGAGCAGGTACTGCAAAGACACGGCAGTCAGCCAATGGGCCTTCGGGGCTCCAGCCCCCGGGACATCTGACTCCTTGCTGGGAGGCGCTGTGCCCCCATCCCACCGCCCACCAGCCGCTCTGCCCCCAAGCTGTCTCGACAGGAGTAAAACACAAACCGGATCGAGTCATCTCTCCGTTCAAGCCCTCCAACAGCTCCCAGTGCCTTCCACTGGCCTCCATGCCCTGCGCCGCCCTGCCTTCCCACCACGTTTAAACAGGCCGAGCTCGCTCACCCCTCCGGCCTTGGCATCCAtggctccctctgcctgaaatggTCTCTCCCCCCGGCCCGGGGCCCGGGTGCCCACCCACACTCAACTCCTGGCCCAGCTCCTGGAACTTGCGCGAGCCTCTCGCGATGGCCACCCATACCACAGTCCCTCTCCATCACCTGGCCCTGCTCTAGCCGCCGTCAGAAGCCATTCTGCGTATCCCCTTGCCCAACTCAACGTAAGCTCCGGAAATAGTGTCCTCATCTTCCAAACAGAATGCGGCGCCCGTGTGTCCGGCCTCAGGCCAGGGCTGCCGGGGGACAGAACACCTGCTTTCCGGACTAAGACTGGCGACCACGCTTTCCGGGAGTGCTGGGCTGCAGACTCAGAACGGCTTTCCAGCTCAGCTATCTGTCCCCGCTCTGGGAAGACAGCCGCTTTGCTGAACCGCCCGACCTACGAACACGCTGACGAGCCCTCTGCACAGGCCTGAACGCACACGCATGCGACCTGAGCCTGCCAGGAAGGGGGGCTCATCGGCTCCCGGAGACCCCGTCCCGACCTGATGTGAGCGGAAGGGCGCTAGGCTCAGGCAACGCTgaaccccactcccccacccgACGGCCCCCTTGGCAGGTGCTGTTCCTCCCCAGACCCGGAGCCCGGCCGGCTCCTGCCTTCCCCTGCATCAGGCGACCGACCAACAGACTGACCGGAAACACGACTGTTTTAAATCTCTACCAGGGGTTTCCAGGATTAGAAAGGCGTCTAGAAGGCCGGGGTGAGACTGTAAGGAGCCGTGGTGACGGGAGTTACTCTGTAGTTCAGCTATGGCGGTGGATATACGCAGGGGCGTATGGAATGAAATTGTGCAAGTGACCGCCCAGCCACCTCGAGAGTCCCCAGCAGGGCAGTGGGGCTGCCCCAGTGCCGACACCCTGCGGGCACAATGACTGGAGTTCTGCGAAATGTTTCCACTCGGGGAGGCTGCAGAGAGTGTCCGCTTCGGGCAGGATCTCTGCGCTATCCCCTCCGACTGCCTGCACGCCTACAATCGCCTCAGTGCACGTCTCAacgcaaaacaaaatgaaatcctgTTCCCAACCCCTGTCCCGACCCCCTTGTCCCAACCCCCACATCCCGCCCTGCAGGCCACCCTCCCAAGCTGCCCACATGGGGGCCTGGAGCCCCCAAAGTGTCACATCCAAGTGCTCCGAGGGTCTCCCTTTTGCTGCCGCCAGAACCCGTTCTACTGGGACTTCCGCGTTCCTAGCGGTGAAAAGTGTGCCTGCCTAAGTCTGCGCCTCGGCTCTTCCCGCGGGGCTCCAAGCATAGCTGGGCCGCATGTGGGCTCTTGGGGACAGGAGCCCTGGGGCATCACAAAAGCAGCCCCGCTTCCCCGTGGCTCGCTGAGCACACGATCTGTGTGGGGTCACGGGACCAGCAAGGGCTGCAGTCACACGGGTCCCAGCTCGTGGCCTCAGCCAAGCGGGCCGAAAGGCAGAAGCTGAAATGAGAGCTACTGGACGAAGCCTGGGGAGTGTGGACCGGAGGGGCCGCGCAAGCCAGTCACAGCGGCGCAGGCAGGAGCCCGCGTCCCGCTGCGACTCTGCTCTTCCTCTGGCGGCCCACACGTTCGGGAGCGTCTCGGGATAAGGAACGAAAGGGCTGGCGCCTCTAGAAACGGTTGCCACTCCCCGGCACATACCTTGTGCGGGTGCTGGAAGGAGACTTGGAAACGCAGGACCCTCAGCATGAGGAGCTCGCACTGCACTATGCTGTCCCGAAGAGCCCAGAAGCGGGAGTCCAGCTCCAGCGGCTCACCCCCCGGGTGGAAGTACCTGCGCGGAGAGACAGCAGCGGTCACGGCGGCCGGGGAGGTGCCCCCAGGGAGCCCCCCAAAGTCCCCTGGCATCCAGACCCACACCACACCCCAGGGTTCTGCCGTGGATAGGGCCAGTTCTACCGACGGGTTTAGAAGTCACTCTTCATCTACAGGCCTACGACAGAGAACAAAAACAGCAAGCAGCAGAGGCAAGAAGCTGGCTTCTCGTTTCAGCCCTCGTGGGCTGTCCCGCATCACTCAGCAACATGCCCAGTGTCAAGATGAGCTCTTTGCGACTGCTCCAGAACCGGAAGCTCTCATACCCTGAACTGACCGCGCTTCCGGTCACGGTCAGCTGGGACCAGAGACGGGGTTTACTGCCCGGGATGGCAATGCCCAGGACTCCTACTCTGGGCCCAAGGAAGGTCCTGAAATGTGTCATGGGGATGCTATACACAGAAGAATAAATGTAGTTCAGCTTCATGTTCCCGGACTGTCTTTCCTTTGTTCCAGATCCTTCTATCCTTATTTACGCCCTATATATCCACAACACTCCCACCTCCGCATGACCACCAAGATGGAAGAGAACCGGATGGAAGATCACACTCAAGCGATCAAAATTCTCTGCCAATGACTCAGCCTTCCCAGTTGCTCGATCCTTCTCCAACTTCCCCACAGAACCCCACCGGGGTGCTCATGTCTAATTAGTGGTCCAGACAATTTCCCCTCTACCAGTCCTCCCTGCCAGGGACCTGGCAATTACAGGTGGCCCTGTGGCCCTCCCTTGGTTCCCTCTCCGGTTTTTCTCTTAGGCTTTCATGGTACACTATGAACCTGTCGTGCTTAGGGGGCAGGGAGTGCTCTTTCTGTTACCTGTTGATTAAAAGAGAAGCAGCACAAAACAGTTTTCTTTCCTAATGATTAGTTTCTAGAAAGGTTACGCCATACTGCTAGTCAATAACTGTCCACAAACTGCTGGGCCCCCGGGGTCTCAGTGCAGCCTGGCCAGACCCCCATATCCTTCCCCAATAAGAACACGGCTGCTTGGGCCCAAGGGGGCTGCCCACAGAGCACCATGCCCACACCAGGCAAGAGAGGCTTGTCAGCGATTCTGACTTGGTTTCCCACACCACCTCAATAATTAGTAATTGCCCAACTGGGTCCACACCCTCCCCTGCCTGGGAAGGTCCTACGGGTCCCACAGAACACAACTGGTTCCATCCATCCTGCCCCAAACTCCAGACCAATCTTGACACATCTCTCCAAGCTCCCTACGTTCTAGCCATGCTCCCCTCCCGAGGACCCCAGCTCTCCTACACTCTTCCGGGCCGTTGAGACATCCCTTAATCCAGCCCCGGCTTCTCGTCCACTCACCCCATTTCTGACACAGGAACGCGCCTGCCTTTGCTGCCAGCGCTTCTCGCCCTGGCTCAGGAC
This region of Meles meles chromosome X, mMelMel3.1 paternal haplotype, whole genome shotgun sequence genomic DNA includes:
- the CCNQ gene encoding cyclin-Q isoform X5 gives rise to the protein MEAVGPDSCGAGCTARGAEGRPAPEARVHFRVTRFIMEAGVKLGMRSVPIATACTIYHKFFCEINLDTYDPYLVAMSSLYLAGKVEEQHLRTRDIINVSNRYFHPGGEPLELDSRFWALRDSIVQCELLMLRVLRFQVSFQHPHKYLLHYLVSLKNWLNRYSWQRTPISVTAWALLRDSYHGGLCLRFRAQHIAVAVLHLALQAYGVEVPAEAEAEKPWWQIYTMDTEIP